The genomic region CACTCGGTCCACGGGTAGCTCGCGCGAAGCCCCGTATGGGTAAAGGGAATCGCAAATCCGAAGAGGTAGGAACGCGAAAAGTTCCAGTTATCCTTGGCTTCGATGACTTCCGCGCCATGCAGCGTCACGAACTTGCCGAATTTCAGATCCAGCCCATTGCCGATGGGGGCCAGGTATTCCACATACCCCTGTTGAAGATCAAGCTCATCCGTTTGGGAACCGAGCCCGGTGGTCACCGACCCAACGACTTCGGCGTCCGCCCCGAAATTGAGATCGGTCCGGAATCCAATGGGCGCTTCAGCGGAGACCGGCTTCTCGATGACTAACTCGGCGTTATTGATCATAAAATCCCCTGATCGCGTATCAAAGACGCGAAAGGAATTGGTTCGAGCGGTGGGTTCATTAAAATTATAGGTATAGGAGGTATCGACGAAGCCGCTCATCTGCACGCCGTGGAAGCCGCTGGGCAATTGGACCACGGCGCTGCCAGGCTCAGCGCCCGCTTGCTGCGCGGTCAGCTCGTTTTCCAATTTTGAGAGGCGCTCCTTCAACACTTCAATTTCAGCGCTCAACCCTGCGGTGGCCGGATCAGCGGCGAGCACCACAGCGGAAGCGCTGAAGACCATACTCACCGCGATGATCCCCCCCACGACCAACCGCCAATACCTTGTATTCCCTCGCATCACTTTCCCTCCTTGTTAGGTATCGTTTGCGCAATCTGTGTTACCGTGTTTGCCGAAGTTTGCTTCTTGGCTTGCCGCTTCTTGCGGAAGGGTGGATGGCACTGGTGTGGGGAGAGTTCTGTTGCCCATACGGTCAATGGAGCAGATAGCCCATAGCAGATAGCACATAGAAAAAGCCAGCCGCGAAGATCACGAATCCAGCGTCGATACATGCCCTCCCTCCATTGGTCAGGTGCGCTCATCATGCTGTGTAAGTATGGCTCAGCCACGTGACGCGCAGATTTCCGCCATGTTAAGTTTGTGTTACAAACCGATAGCCCTGATCCCCCACCACGTCAATGCAGTCCCGGCCTTCTCGCTGCAAGACACCCTTCAGGTGGCGCAAATGCTCATCCACCATGCGCAAGCCGCCGGGGTCATGCCGGCCGAGGCCTTCTTCGAGGAGCCGGCGCTTGCTCACCACCTGCCCGGCACGCCCGGCCAAGTACGCCAGCAACGCGTACTCCCGATAGGAGAGGGGCAGCGGCCGGCCTCGCACCAGCACCTGATAGCTGTCGAGGTCGATGACCAGATCGCCGAATGAGAGCGTTTGAGGTATGACCATCTTCAAGCCAGAGCGATATCAGATATCGAATTCGATATCTGATATCGCCGTTGTAGTTGAAGGATGTTACCGGCAGATGACGGCTGGGTTAAATCGAGGTAACTTAGAGGCGCTGCAGCAGGGCGTTTAATTCATTCTGGAGATCAAGGATGGCTTGCTTGCGTTTGAGCCAGAACGGATCTTCAAGAGGAAATTGATCGAGGTAGGTAAGAAACTCCTGTTCCAGGGCCCGCTGCTCTTTGCCGAGGGCCTCCATCAGCCAGGGGAGCGTGTCCTCCCCGTCGTTCGGCGGCTGCCGGGCGAGACGATCGAGATACGTCATGAAGCCGCTGCGATAGCGGACCATGAGAAAATGGGAGAAGGCCCAGCTTTGCGCATACGCATACAGCGCGCTCTGGTTGGCCATGCCCGCAAAGCTGCCCATCCGGAAGGCATGGAGAAATTCGAGGGGAAGGATCTGCCCCGCGCCGCGGGCTTTCTGGGCATCCGGCAGACGCAACACATTGGTGCCGCCAACAGGGCTTGGTTCCATGTACCCGGCCAGCCCTTCGCTGAACCAGGAATTGGCCGCCTGAAGATCGGTGATCTGGTCTTCGTTCTCGGTGGCAAACATGGCTTCAAGCAGCTTCCGTTTCTCCTCCACGGTCCCCGCCTTCAGAAACTCGCGCTTCTGTTGCGCCTTGGCCTGATCCGCCTCCGACATCTTTGACAAGACGATATGCTGGAGCTGCCAATCGTGAAACATGGCGTGGGTCATTTCATGCCGGAGGATTTCATTGCCGAGCTGGCCGTAGGCCTGGCGCACCATGGCGTGGCCGGACTCCAGCTTGCGCAAAAATTCCGACCACAGCCCCTCCAGCGTGTCTTCGTACTGCGAGCCTTTGTACGCCGCCGTGCTGCGATCGCGCGCGCGCCGGAAGCGGCCGAGATAAATCTCGGACAGCAGCTCGGAAAATTGCTCGCCGACCATGTTGTAGCAATACAAGACTTCATCCTCCGGCTGAAAATATCCCACCGCGAACCACCCGGGGACCCCATCCGTCAGCGCGTACTCGATATACGCATCCTGGTTTTCAAAGATCACGATGTACGCTTGGACGGTGGGAGCGCGATCCTTCACTAGGGGAAAGAACGTGAGGTACCAGTCGGTCGCGACCTCCCGGATCACCTGGCGGTACTTCTTGATATCCGGCGGGGCGGAATCGCTGACAATCGTGAAAAGCCCTTCATCGTCCCATGACATCTGGGGAAAAATGGTTTGGAGATTCTTCTTGATCGCCGTTGAGCGCTCATTCTGCGCCGGCCGAAAGAGCAGCGCCTCCACATCCTTCCGGGCGATGGTCTGCTCCATCTGCCCGCCGCCGGGCAGCTCCTGGGCGAGCACGATGTCCGTGTCGGTGACCTGGGTGATCTTGGCGTCGATCACGGTGCCCTTCATCAATTTCACGACCACCTCGTGCTGGTAATCCCAGGGAATGTTCTCGTGTTCGTGCTCCCAGGGCATGAGAATGCCATCGCCGCTCAGACTCGCCGCACCTTTTTCCACGCGCTCAATTTCATCGCGTCTGAAGCCGACATCGCCGTAGTCAAACCGCAGAATCACCTCCTCTGACGTTTCCTTCAGCAGCTCGCCGGTCATGGCCCCGCCATTGGTCAAATACAGCGTCACCTGATTGGTAGTCACGGGCGGGACGAGCGTACTCGATGAGGATGCTGGAGTGGATGCTGGAGGCTGGAAGCTGGACGCTGGAGGCTGCGATGGCGTTGCCAGCTCCGGCGTTGTGGAAAACCGCTGTTGGGTTCTCTGAAGCAAAGCTCGCACCTGATCCGGCAGTTGCACGTGCTGCTGCAACGCATCCAGGGGCGAGTGTTCCGGGTGTGCGCGCAGATACCAGCTAGCACCTCCGGCCGCCAGCATGACCACGGCAAGGAGCAGCAGAAACGTGCGCATAACCAGTAGTATGCCGAATCACGCCGGAGATTGCAAAGGGCGTTACGAGCAGCCGGAGGGAGGGCAATCTTGCAGCGAGGTGAGCGCTGGACGCTGGATCGACATCGGCAGCACGACACTTTGCCCGGTGTTGCCGCCGCCCATCAGACGGATGTCATGATTCAAGGTCAGCCTGCCGTTGACGATCATGCCGTCATCCCGCCCGACGAATGACCCGTTGACCATCAAGTTCGTCGGCACCAGCCCGGTGATCGCATGGTTGGTGTAGAGCACGCCGTCGATCTGCATGGTGCCGGAGGCGGGCACAGCCAGCTTCGATCGGAAGGTGTCATCCGAGAGGGTCGACTCATAGAACTTGCGGTCAGAGCCGTCGAGCTTCGTGCCTTCCGCCAGGCCGTCGTTGTCCCGCTGGTCGTAGTTGCCGTCGAACATCGGGCGGCCCTGCGCATCCGTCATCTGGCCGCCAGCGCCGGTGTGGTAGCCCAAGTCGGCGTCGGTCGGGTCGATGACATAGGGCTGGGTCTTGGATCCGTCTTCGGCTTTGATCAGCGGAAGCGCGTTTTCCTCATACGCCTCGCTGGTGTAGTCGCCGATGACGATGTTGCCCTTTGCCGCAAAGCCGACCAGATCAGTCATCGTGGGATCAGGGATCGCCAGCTTGCCGGCTGCGTCCTTCACCTGCGGAAAACTGTAGTCGGCATCGCCTGGCACCGTGAAGCCATAGCGGTTCCAGGCGCAGGGGACGGCGGGGATCGTGCAGGCATTGCCGCAGATCTTCCCGCGGCCGGGGGTGGGCTGGCCGCAAACGGCCGGCTGAATCGCCAGGCACGTGTTGCCGCTGAGTGTTTTGGTGCACGCGAAGTTGCACGGCGTGGTGGTCCCGTTCGTTGTCAGCGCATCGCAGCTTGGCGCGGGAGCGTTGCAGGTGAGGATGAGCTTCTTGTAACATATGCTGCCGCAGTTATTCGTTCCCGTCGTGTACGTATACGAGGTGCCGGATCTCGGGCTCGCGCACGTCGGCTCCGGCGCGTCGCATTCGGTCGGCGTGCAGGTGCCAGCGCCAAAGGCCGCCGCCTGCCACCAGAGCGCTCCCACAACCACCAAGACACGGCACAGCATCGCGACCGCGCGGTTCATCGCTCAGCATCCCTCCGGCGCCGCCCCGTTCGGCGCCACATAAGTTCCGTCATTGCAGACCTTGCCAAGATTCGACATGATCCCGCTCGTGGTATTGTATTGGCGCACGACATCGGTGGCTTCGTACCGCTCTAGCGACGCCCACCCCGACGGATTCTTGTACACGATGGACCCCACGACATGAAGATTGCGGCCGGTGTAGATCGTCCCGCGGCCGCTCACGTAGCCCCGGATGATCACATCGCCGGGAATCACCACCGGGCCGTCGATCTTGATGGGGTTCGTGGACGTGCCGATGAGCACGATTGGCTGCTTCTCATCCCCTGTCTCGGCGGCGCCATCAGGCCCCTGATACGTCGCCGTGATCGTCTTCCATTGGCTGTTCTCGTAATATTTCAGGGTGGAGCCTGCCCCGTCGTTGTGCGACGCGGCCAGGCTTTTGTAGAGGCTCAGGTTTCCCAGATACGGCATGTCCTGCACCGGCTGCTGGCTGAATCTGACCTGCTCCGGCGCGCTCGCATGCCAGCCATAGCCGGCCCCCAGGGCGGCGGTGGCCCCGCTGATCGCCGGCTGGCCGGCGGCCGTAATCTGCTGGGCCGGGCGGGCTCGCTGGTCCGACCGCTTATAGTCCCAGTAGGCGTTCCACGACGCGGTTTGCGTGGGGTTGCCGGTAATGGTCCCGACGGCCGCAAGGCCGGTCTCCGGATTGATGAGCTCGTCGTTTTCCGACGCATACAGATCGCCGTTGACGTAGATTTTCGTCAGCTGGCCGCCGGAAACCACGTCGCTCGTAAAATCGAGATCGCCGTTGGCGCGCACTTCGCCGTTGACGACCACGGACGCTCCACCGCGGATGTCAAACCACCCGTAGTTGTTGACGAAATAGGCGTAGCGGAAAATATCCGACACCCCCAGGGCGATGTCATACGTCGCCTGCAGCTGCTTCGTGATCCCCCCGACCGTCGCCTGGCCGATCACCGTGATGCGGCGCGGGGAGAGCGTGTCGTCGGGATTCGTGGTCTCAACCGAGCTGATCCAAGCCTCGCCGGTCCCGCTGCTGAAGGCCACGCTTCGCGGCGAGGCTTGCGTGCCAAGGCCGGCCACGTGGTAGGTGTCATCCGCCTCCAGCGCAAACGGCGGGTCGAGGTCTTGCGGCGGCTGCTCATCGAAGGCATCCAGCCACTGCAGGGCAGCCAGCGCATTGCCCTGATAGCGCAGTTGGTAGACATCCGCCGCCAGGAACTGATAGAAATCTTCGCGCAGCTGCTGCAGCGACGCCTGGGCCAGATCGCGGGCTTGCAGCGCATCGCGCAGATGCTCAACGCTCAGCCGCTGGGCCGCCGCCCGCTGGCTCAGCGCACCGCTATAGACGAGGAAGACCGTCAGCACCATGAAGCTGCTGATCAGCACAAACCCCCGCTTTCTCTTTTCCTTAATCACCGTAATCATCTTTACGGATTCTGCACCCACACTTGCGATTCCAGCGTTTGGGCCAGCTCTGACCGCATCCCATTGCCTCGCACGACGAGCTGCACCTTCACGACGTTATCCGCCTGGCAGGTGGGAGTGAAGGCGGTCAGCCCTCCGGCTACCGTCGTCGCCGGGTCGTTGTTGACCTGCTTGGTCAGCAGCGCTCCGGCGCGCGCGTAGGTGATTTGGTCAGCGCCCACCCTCATCTGCAGCGAATCCGCAGCGCAGGCCAACCCTGCGGTCGCGGAAGCTCGCCGCAGATCCTCGACGATGCGGTCCATGGCGATCTGGGCCCCGGTCGTGTTGGCGAGCGAGTCATCCGTGTGCTGCCAGATCCGATTGCCGGTCTGGGTCATGACGAGCAGCGAGCCGCTCATCAGGCTAAAGACCGTCGCCACCACCATGACCTCGACAAAGGTAAACTCCCCTCGGCGATTCCATCGTCTGCGTCTCATCACGAGTCTCTCCGTCCCATGCGGGTGG from Candidatus Omnitrophota bacterium harbors:
- a CDS encoding winged helix-turn-helix transcriptional regulator, with product MVIPQTLSFGDLVIDLDSYQVLVRGRPLPLSYREYALLAYLAGRAGQVVSKRRLLEEGLGRHDPGGLRMVDEHLRHLKGVLQREGRDCIDVVGDQGYRFVTQT
- a CDS encoding porin translates to MRGNTRYWRLVVGGIIAVSMVFSASAVVLAADPATAGLSAEIEVLKERLSKLENELTAQQAGAEPGSAVVQLPSGFHGVQMSGFVDTSYTYNFNEPTARTNSFRVFDTRSGDFMINNAELVIEKPVSAEAPIGFRTDLNFGADAEVVGSVTTGLGSQTDELDLQQGYVEYLAPIGNGLDLKFGKFVTLHGAEVIEAKDNWNFSRSYLFGFAIPFTHTGLRASYPWTEWLTTCFGVNNGWDVVDDNNKAKTLEFSATLTPFERFSLISTYMLGAEQTSDSRDQRHLIDLVASYQPIDKLTLKLNFDYGAEQDAVDEAGGGDATWNGVALYAKYDITDKWSMAGRWEVFNDQDGVRTAVNSAASSPTGDPITDLRLMEWTFTTEYKLNAHLIARLEYRVDQANEQVFRHHQGLDNAQNTLAVEFIAPF
- a CDS encoding DUF1570 domain-containing protein, whose protein sequence is MRTFLLLLAVVMLAAGGASWYLRAHPEHSPLDALQQHVQLPDQVRALLQRTQQRFSTTPELATPSQPPASSFQPPASTPASSSSTLVPPVTTNQVTLYLTNGGAMTGELLKETSEEVILRFDYGDVGFRRDEIERVEKGAASLSGDGILMPWEHEHENIPWDYQHEVVVKLMKGTVIDAKITQVTDTDIVLAQELPGGGQMEQTIARKDVEALLFRPAQNERSTAIKKNLQTIFPQMSWDDEGLFTIVSDSAPPDIKKYRQVIREVATDWYLTFFPLVKDRAPTVQAYIVIFENQDAYIEYALTDGVPGWFAVGYFQPEDEVLYCYNMVGEQFSELLSEIYLGRFRRARDRSTAAYKGSQYEDTLEGLWSEFLRKLESGHAMVRQAYGQLGNEILRHEMTHAMFHDWQLQHIVLSKMSEADQAKAQQKREFLKAGTVEEKRKLLEAMFATENEDQITDLQAANSWFSEGLAGYMEPSPVGGTNVLRLPDAQKARGAGQILPLEFLHAFRMGSFAGMANQSALYAYAQSWAFSHFLMVRYRSGFMTYLDRLARQPPNDGEDTLPWLMEALGKEQRALEQEFLTYLDQFPLEDPFWLKRKQAILDLQNELNALLQRL